One genomic segment of Sander lucioperca isolate FBNREF2018 chromosome 10, SLUC_FBN_1.2, whole genome shotgun sequence includes these proteins:
- the LOC118496094 gene encoding zinc-binding protein A33-like, with translation MASRSEEDLCCPVCQDIFRDPVVLLCSHSFCEDCLQGWRRQKQTQECPVCRKRSLSKPHVSLVLKNLCEAFLQERDQRSSEALCSLHSEKLKLFCLDHQQPVCVVCRDSETHSNHRFRPIDEAAQQHKKDLQEALEPLKDKLNVFERVKEECDKTAKHIKVQALRTETKIKQQFKMLHQFLENEEEARMVALREEEEQKSRSVLGSEGFDSRTHSWDVEVGNSTFWELGVLAESVQRKEDIQSGIWSIVFEEGEYSTQSLPDPETDLELETQPRRIRVTLDWNGGKLSFYDLCTNTHIHTFTHTFTERLFPLFDNEENVFVLPLKVCVTVEQMNDYGGYKDYNHHNDDYGGYEDYDGNEDGDDDDDDYDDYDFIMGF, from the exons ATGGCTTCCAGATCAGAGGAGGATCTCTGCTGTCCGGTCTGTCAAGACATCTTTAGAGATCCTGTTGTTCTGTTGTGTAGCCACAGCTTCTGTGAAGACTGTCTGCAGGGCTGgcggagacagaaacagacacaggaGTGTCCAGTTTGTAGGAAAAGATCCTTGTCTAAACCACATGTTAGCCTGGTGTTGAAGAACCTGTGTGAGGCCTTCTTACAGGAGAGAGATCAGAGATCTTCAGaggctctctgcagtctgcactctgagaaactcaaactcttctgtctggaccatcagCAGCCGGTGTGTGTTGTCTGCAGAGATTCAGAAACACACTCCAACCACAGATTCAGACCCATCGATGAAGCTGCACAACAACACAAGAAGGACCTTCAGGAAGCTCTGGAGCCCTTAAAGGACAAGTTAAATGTTTTTGAACGAGTAAAAGAGGAGTGTGATAAAACAGCAAAACACATAAAGGTCCAGGCCCTGCGCACAGAGACTAAGATTAAGCAGCAGTTTAAGATgcttcaccagtttctagaaaatgaagaggaggccaggatggttgcactgagggaggaagaggagcagaagagtcGGA gtGTCCTGGGCTCTGAGGGCTTTGACTCAAGGACTCACAGCTGGGATGTCGAGGTTGGAAACAGTACATTCTGGGAACTGGGTGTGTTGGCAGAGTCTGTCCAGAGGAAGGAAGACATTCAGTCTGGAATATGGAGCATAGTGTTCGAAGAAGGTGAATACTCAACACAGTCACTACCAGATCCAGAAACCGATCTCGAGCTGGAGACGCAGCCCCGGAGGATCCGAGTGACTCTGGACTGGAACGGAGGAAAGCTGTCATTCTATGATCTTtgtactaacacacacatacacaccttcacacacactttcactgagagGCTGTTTCCATTGTTTGACAATGAGGAGAACGTGTTTGTTTTACCACTGAAGGTCTGTGTGACTGTAGAACAGATGAATGATTATGGTGGTTATAAGGATTATAATCATCACAATGATGATTATGGTGGTTATGAAGATTACGATGGTAATgaggatggtgatgatgatgatgatgattatgatgattATGATTTCATTATGggattttaa